A single Stigmatopora argus isolate UIUO_Sarg chromosome 7, RoL_Sarg_1.0, whole genome shotgun sequence DNA region contains:
- the klhl5 gene encoding kelch-like protein 5 isoform X1: MDIIIIEIVYDLHRQKNNTIEANVCGLCALDPSAPSYSVETHIHTQTHSHTFSSSLLVPVLLSPGGFILERAKAPRQARPPPPLPPPPPPPPSPPPRTRAAMSSGSSNPSSIFDVKQILRTKLRWFGHTADPPPRSPSLKDHLPGSAMGGHSFSSSSPEDERPSSVNGNRSTPAGIADSHGRLVTSGSAGSDLCHGRKFGESPRSRSGSGGAEATGNSCSCQPECASSPAAWASPPPRSCLVSNTEPSGVASIGDPDISTCNLDMLSSDVSLEPCPEEGMFMAPSHAEVTFRKMEGFWNSRRLCDVTLVAGVRQIPAHRLVLSSASDYFAAMFNSDMQEAKQDEVKLDGVDPNALWALVQYAYTGRLELQEDTIESLLSASCLLQFSSVIQACSSFLMKQLHSSNCLGISSYANAHSFHDLQRAAHIYALEHFKDVVKSQEFLLLPVEEMEQLLMSDDINVADEETVATSLLSWVHHDVAARQRHLPQLLAHVRLPLLQPQFLADLEGYPLLQDNMVCQALLMEAMKYHLLPLRRSLLQSRRTRPRKATVGAMFAVGARKGVNEASTIEQYCLRRDAWEQVATMSGRRVQFGVAVMEGCLYVVGGKYECKTLDTVDRYNPRSKSWSVMVPTSTQRHSLGVAVLEGPMYAVGGHNGLSYLSSVERWDPQNRQWSFVASMATPRSSGGVAVLNKKLYVVGGRDRYSYLKSVECFDPHTNRWNQCAPMAEHRFGLGVATWNGFLYAIGGQDASGLHLESMERYDPQTDMWTPMAPMSIGRNAVGVCLLGERLYAVGGNNGQAYLNTVEAYDPQTNEWTQVASLHLCQAGSGVVVVKL; the protein is encoded by the exons ATGGATATCATCATTATTGAGATAGTGTATGATTTACATAGacagaaaaacaatacaattgaGGCAAACGTTTGCGGCTTGTGTGCATTAGATCCTTCGGCACCATCGTATAGCGTtgagacacacatacacacgcaaacacactcacacacttttTCTAGCTCTCTGCTGGTCCCGGTGCTCCTCAGTCCAGGAGGATTCATCTTGGAAAGAGCAAAGGCACCGCGGCAGGCGCGCCCACCGCCAccgttgccgccgccgccgcctcctccgccgTCTCCGCCGCCTCGCACCCGGGCTGCCATGTCGAGTGGCAGCTCCAACCCTTCCTCGATCTTCGATGTCAAGCAGATCCTTCGGACCAAACTGAGGTGGTTCGGCCACACCGCGGACCCTCCGCCTCGCTCCCCGTCACTGAAAGACCATTTACCCGGGAGCGCAATGGGCGGCCActccttctcctcttcctcccccgaGGATGAGCGACCTTCTTCGGTCAACGGGAACCGCTCGACTCCCGCCGGCATCGCCGATAGCCACGGCAGGCTAGTGACGAGCGGCAGCGCCGGCTCGGACCTTTGTCATGGAAGAAAGTTTGGAGAATCGCCGAGGAGTCGGAGCGGCTCGGGTGGAGCTGAAGCGACGGGGAACTCCTGCTCCTGCCAGCCGGAGTGCGCTAGCTCCCCCGCGGCGTGGGCTTCTCCGCCGCCACGGTCTTGCCTGGTCTCGAACACGGAGCCTTCTGGCGTGGCGAGCATCGGGGATCCTGACATCAGCACCTGCAA CCTGGACATGCTGTCCTCAGATGTGTCGCTGGAGCCGTGTCCAGAGGAGGGCATGTTCATGGCACCGTCCCATGCTGAAGTCACTTTCCGTAAGATGGAGGGCTTCTGGAATAGTCGGCGGCTGTGTGACGTTACGCTGGTGGCTGGAGTCAGACAGATTCCTGCGCACAG GCTGGTTCTGTCATCTGCGTCTGACTACTTTGCGGCCATGTTCAACAGTGACATGCAGGAGGCCAAGCAGGACGAGGTCAAGTTAGATGGCGTTGACCCAAATGCATTGTGGGCACTGGTGCAATATGCATACACAG GCCGCCTGGAGTTACAAGAGGACACCATCGAGTCCCTGCTGTCAGCTTCCTGTCTACTCCAGTTTTCTTCTGTGATCCAGGCTTGTTCTTCTTTCCTCATGAAGCAACTCCATTCTTCCAATTGCCTCGGCATCAGCTCGTACGCCAACGCTCACAGCTTCCACGACCTTCAGAGGGCCGCTCACATCTACGCCCTG GAACATTTCAAGGATGTGGTCAAGAGCCAAGAGTTCCTACTTCTGCCAGTGGAGGAGATGGAGCAGCTGCTCATGTCTGATGATATCAACGTTGCGGATGAAGAGACGGTAGCAACCTCTCTGCTCTCGTGGGTGCATCACGACGTCGCCGCTCGACAACGTCACCTGCCACAGCTTCTTGCTCACGTCAGACTACCTTTGCTACAGCCGCAG TTCTTGGCAGACTTGGAGGGGTACCCCCTCCTCCAAGACAACATGGTCTGCCAGGCGCTGTTGATGGAAGCGATGAAGTACCACCTCTTGCCTCTGCGGCGGTCCCTGCTTCAGAGTCGGCGTACAAGGCCTCGCAAGGCCACCGTTGGGGCCATGTTTGCAGTTGGTGCAAGGAAGGGTGTTAATG aaGCCTCTACTATTGAACAGTACTGCCTACGGCGAGACGCGTGGGAGCAGGTGGCCACCATGAGCGGTCGAAGGGTTCAGTTTGGGGTGGCTGTCATGGAGGGCTGCCTTTATGTGGTTGGAGGTAAATACGAATGTAAGACTCTGGATACAGTGGACCGTTACAATCCAAGGTCCAAGTCCTGGAGTGTCATGGTACCCACATCCACACAGAGGCACAGTCTAG GTGTCGCCGTGCTTGAAGGACCAATGTATGCTGTAGGAGGACACAACGGTTTGAGCTACCTCAGTTCAGTGGAAAG GTGGGATCCTCAAAATCGCCAATGGAGCTTTGTTGCCAGTATGGCTACGCCTAGAAGCTCAGGGGGAGTGGCAGTACTCAATAAGAA ATTATATGTAGTCGGAGGTCGTGATCGTTATTCCTACCTTAAGTCAGTGGAGTGTTTTGACCCTCACACCAACAG GTGGAATCAATGCGCTCCCATGGCGGAACACCGGTTCGGCCTGGGGGTGGCAACGTGGAACGGCTTCCTGTACGCAATCGGTGGGCAAGATGCTTCCGGCTTACACCTAGAGAGTATGGAGAG ATATGACCCCCAGACTGACATGTGGACACCAATGGCCCCGATGAGCATCGGCAGGAACGCAGTGGGCGTCTGCCTCCTTGGAGAACGTCTGTACGCTGTCGGTGGCAACAACGGCCAAGCCTATCTCAATACAGTGGAAGCTTATGACCCTCAGACCAACGAGTGGACTCAG GTGGCATCACTGCATCTTTGCCAAGCTGGTTCAGGTGTGGTGGTGGTTAAGCTGTGA
- the klhl5 gene encoding kelch-like protein 5 isoform X3, protein MEESLENRRGVGAARVELKRRGTPAPASRSALAPPRRGLLRRHGLAWSRTRSLLAWRASGILTSAPANVSLEPCPEEGMFMAPSHAEVTFRKMEGFWNSRRLCDVTLVAGVRQIPAHRLVLSSASDYFAAMFNSDMQEAKQDEVKLDGVDPNALWALVQYAYTGRLELQEDTIESLLSASCLLQFSSVIQACSSFLMKQLHSSNCLGISSYANAHSFHDLQRAAHIYALEHFKDVVKSQEFLLLPVEEMEQLLMSDDINVADEETVATSLLSWVHHDVAARQRHLPQLLAHVRLPLLQPQFLADLEGYPLLQDNMVCQALLMEAMKYHLLPLRRSLLQSRRTRPRKATVGAMFAVGARKGVNEASTIEQYCLRRDAWEQVATMSGRRVQFGVAVMEGCLYVVGGKYECKTLDTVDRYNPRSKSWSVMVPTSTQRHSLGVAVLEGPMYAVGGHNGLSYLSSVERWDPQNRQWSFVASMATPRSSGGVAVLNKKLYVVGGRDRYSYLKSVECFDPHTNRWNQCAPMAEHRFGLGVATWNGFLYAIGGQDASGLHLESMERYDPQTDMWTPMAPMSIGRNAVGVCLLGERLYAVGGNNGQAYLNTVEAYDPQTNEWTQVASLHLCQAGSGVVVVKL, encoded by the exons ATGGAAGAAAGTTTGGAGAATCGCCGAGGAGTCGGAGCGGCTCGGGTGGAGCTGAAGCGACGGGGAACTCCTGCTCCTGCCAGCCGGAGTGCGCTAGCTCCCCCGCGGCGTGGGCTTCTCCGCCGCCACGGTCTTGCCTGGTCTCGAACACGGAGCCTTCTGGCGTGGCGAGCATCGGGGATCCTGACATCAGCACCTGCAA ATGTGTCGCTGGAGCCGTGTCCAGAGGAGGGCATGTTCATGGCACCGTCCCATGCTGAAGTCACTTTCCGTAAGATGGAGGGCTTCTGGAATAGTCGGCGGCTGTGTGACGTTACGCTGGTGGCTGGAGTCAGACAGATTCCTGCGCACAG GCTGGTTCTGTCATCTGCGTCTGACTACTTTGCGGCCATGTTCAACAGTGACATGCAGGAGGCCAAGCAGGACGAGGTCAAGTTAGATGGCGTTGACCCAAATGCATTGTGGGCACTGGTGCAATATGCATACACAG GCCGCCTGGAGTTACAAGAGGACACCATCGAGTCCCTGCTGTCAGCTTCCTGTCTACTCCAGTTTTCTTCTGTGATCCAGGCTTGTTCTTCTTTCCTCATGAAGCAACTCCATTCTTCCAATTGCCTCGGCATCAGCTCGTACGCCAACGCTCACAGCTTCCACGACCTTCAGAGGGCCGCTCACATCTACGCCCTG GAACATTTCAAGGATGTGGTCAAGAGCCAAGAGTTCCTACTTCTGCCAGTGGAGGAGATGGAGCAGCTGCTCATGTCTGATGATATCAACGTTGCGGATGAAGAGACGGTAGCAACCTCTCTGCTCTCGTGGGTGCATCACGACGTCGCCGCTCGACAACGTCACCTGCCACAGCTTCTTGCTCACGTCAGACTACCTTTGCTACAGCCGCAG TTCTTGGCAGACTTGGAGGGGTACCCCCTCCTCCAAGACAACATGGTCTGCCAGGCGCTGTTGATGGAAGCGATGAAGTACCACCTCTTGCCTCTGCGGCGGTCCCTGCTTCAGAGTCGGCGTACAAGGCCTCGCAAGGCCACCGTTGGGGCCATGTTTGCAGTTGGTGCAAGGAAGGGTGTTAATG aaGCCTCTACTATTGAACAGTACTGCCTACGGCGAGACGCGTGGGAGCAGGTGGCCACCATGAGCGGTCGAAGGGTTCAGTTTGGGGTGGCTGTCATGGAGGGCTGCCTTTATGTGGTTGGAGGTAAATACGAATGTAAGACTCTGGATACAGTGGACCGTTACAATCCAAGGTCCAAGTCCTGGAGTGTCATGGTACCCACATCCACACAGAGGCACAGTCTAG GTGTCGCCGTGCTTGAAGGACCAATGTATGCTGTAGGAGGACACAACGGTTTGAGCTACCTCAGTTCAGTGGAAAG GTGGGATCCTCAAAATCGCCAATGGAGCTTTGTTGCCAGTATGGCTACGCCTAGAAGCTCAGGGGGAGTGGCAGTACTCAATAAGAA ATTATATGTAGTCGGAGGTCGTGATCGTTATTCCTACCTTAAGTCAGTGGAGTGTTTTGACCCTCACACCAACAG GTGGAATCAATGCGCTCCCATGGCGGAACACCGGTTCGGCCTGGGGGTGGCAACGTGGAACGGCTTCCTGTACGCAATCGGTGGGCAAGATGCTTCCGGCTTACACCTAGAGAGTATGGAGAG ATATGACCCCCAGACTGACATGTGGACACCAATGGCCCCGATGAGCATCGGCAGGAACGCAGTGGGCGTCTGCCTCCTTGGAGAACGTCTGTACGCTGTCGGTGGCAACAACGGCCAAGCCTATCTCAATACAGTGGAAGCTTATGACCCTCAGACCAACGAGTGGACTCAG GTGGCATCACTGCATCTTTGCCAAGCTGGTTCAGGTGTGGTGGTGGTTAAGCTGTGA
- the klhl5 gene encoding kelch-like protein 5 isoform X4, protein MLAQKCSHILRRCRNILDMLSSDVSLEPCPEEGMFMAPSHAEVTFRKMEGFWNSRRLCDVTLVAGVRQIPAHRLVLSSASDYFAAMFNSDMQEAKQDEVKLDGVDPNALWALVQYAYTGRLELQEDTIESLLSASCLLQFSSVIQACSSFLMKQLHSSNCLGISSYANAHSFHDLQRAAHIYALEHFKDVVKSQEFLLLPVEEMEQLLMSDDINVADEETVATSLLSWVHHDVAARQRHLPQLLAHVRLPLLQPQFLADLEGYPLLQDNMVCQALLMEAMKYHLLPLRRSLLQSRRTRPRKATVGAMFAVGARKGVNEASTIEQYCLRRDAWEQVATMSGRRVQFGVAVMEGCLYVVGGKYECKTLDTVDRYNPRSKSWSVMVPTSTQRHSLGVAVLEGPMYAVGGHNGLSYLSSVERWDPQNRQWSFVASMATPRSSGGVAVLNKKLYVVGGRDRYSYLKSVECFDPHTNRWNQCAPMAEHRFGLGVATWNGFLYAIGGQDASGLHLESMERYDPQTDMWTPMAPMSIGRNAVGVCLLGERLYAVGGNNGQAYLNTVEAYDPQTNEWTQVASLHLCQAGSGVVVVKL, encoded by the exons ATGTTGGCTCAGAAGTGCTCACACATTTTGAGGAGGTGCAGAAATAT CCTGGACATGCTGTCCTCAGATGTGTCGCTGGAGCCGTGTCCAGAGGAGGGCATGTTCATGGCACCGTCCCATGCTGAAGTCACTTTCCGTAAGATGGAGGGCTTCTGGAATAGTCGGCGGCTGTGTGACGTTACGCTGGTGGCTGGAGTCAGACAGATTCCTGCGCACAG GCTGGTTCTGTCATCTGCGTCTGACTACTTTGCGGCCATGTTCAACAGTGACATGCAGGAGGCCAAGCAGGACGAGGTCAAGTTAGATGGCGTTGACCCAAATGCATTGTGGGCACTGGTGCAATATGCATACACAG GCCGCCTGGAGTTACAAGAGGACACCATCGAGTCCCTGCTGTCAGCTTCCTGTCTACTCCAGTTTTCTTCTGTGATCCAGGCTTGTTCTTCTTTCCTCATGAAGCAACTCCATTCTTCCAATTGCCTCGGCATCAGCTCGTACGCCAACGCTCACAGCTTCCACGACCTTCAGAGGGCCGCTCACATCTACGCCCTG GAACATTTCAAGGATGTGGTCAAGAGCCAAGAGTTCCTACTTCTGCCAGTGGAGGAGATGGAGCAGCTGCTCATGTCTGATGATATCAACGTTGCGGATGAAGAGACGGTAGCAACCTCTCTGCTCTCGTGGGTGCATCACGACGTCGCCGCTCGACAACGTCACCTGCCACAGCTTCTTGCTCACGTCAGACTACCTTTGCTACAGCCGCAG TTCTTGGCAGACTTGGAGGGGTACCCCCTCCTCCAAGACAACATGGTCTGCCAGGCGCTGTTGATGGAAGCGATGAAGTACCACCTCTTGCCTCTGCGGCGGTCCCTGCTTCAGAGTCGGCGTACAAGGCCTCGCAAGGCCACCGTTGGGGCCATGTTTGCAGTTGGTGCAAGGAAGGGTGTTAATG aaGCCTCTACTATTGAACAGTACTGCCTACGGCGAGACGCGTGGGAGCAGGTGGCCACCATGAGCGGTCGAAGGGTTCAGTTTGGGGTGGCTGTCATGGAGGGCTGCCTTTATGTGGTTGGAGGTAAATACGAATGTAAGACTCTGGATACAGTGGACCGTTACAATCCAAGGTCCAAGTCCTGGAGTGTCATGGTACCCACATCCACACAGAGGCACAGTCTAG GTGTCGCCGTGCTTGAAGGACCAATGTATGCTGTAGGAGGACACAACGGTTTGAGCTACCTCAGTTCAGTGGAAAG GTGGGATCCTCAAAATCGCCAATGGAGCTTTGTTGCCAGTATGGCTACGCCTAGAAGCTCAGGGGGAGTGGCAGTACTCAATAAGAA ATTATATGTAGTCGGAGGTCGTGATCGTTATTCCTACCTTAAGTCAGTGGAGTGTTTTGACCCTCACACCAACAG GTGGAATCAATGCGCTCCCATGGCGGAACACCGGTTCGGCCTGGGGGTGGCAACGTGGAACGGCTTCCTGTACGCAATCGGTGGGCAAGATGCTTCCGGCTTACACCTAGAGAGTATGGAGAG ATATGACCCCCAGACTGACATGTGGACACCAATGGCCCCGATGAGCATCGGCAGGAACGCAGTGGGCGTCTGCCTCCTTGGAGAACGTCTGTACGCTGTCGGTGGCAACAACGGCCAAGCCTATCTCAATACAGTGGAAGCTTATGACCCTCAGACCAACGAGTGGACTCAG GTGGCATCACTGCATCTTTGCCAAGCTGGTTCAGGTGTGGTGGTGGTTAAGCTGTGA
- the klhl5 gene encoding kelch-like protein 5 isoform X2, translated as MDIIIIEIVYDLHRQKNNTIEANVCGLCALDPSAPSYSVETHIHTQTHSHTFSSSLLVPVLLSPGGFILERAKAPRQARPPPPLPPPPPPPPSPPPRTRAAMSSGSSNPSSIFDVKQILRTKLRWFGHTADPPPRSPSLKDHLPGSAMGGHSFSSSSPEDERPSSVNGNRSTPAGIADSHGRLVTSGSAGSDLCHGRKFGESPRSRSGSGGAEATGNSCSCQPECASSPAAWASPPPRSCLVSNTEPSGVASIGDPDISTCNLDMLSSDVSLEPCPEEGMFMAPSHAEVTFRKMEGFWNSRRLCDVTLVAGVRQIPAHRLVLSSASDYFAAMFNSDMQEAKQDEVKLDGVDPNALWALVQYAYTGRLELQEDTIESLLSASCLLQFSSVIQACSSFLMKQLHSSNCLGISSYANAHSFHDLQRAAHIYALEHFKDVVKSQEFLLLPVEEMEQLLMSDDINVADEETVATSLLSWVHHDVAARQRHLPQLLAHVRLPLLQPQFLADLEGYPLLQDNMVCQALLMEAMKYHLLPLRRSLLQSRRTRPRKATVGAMFAVGARKGVNEASTIEQYCLRRDAWEQVATMSGRRVQFGVAVMEGCLYVVGGVAVLEGPMYAVGGHNGLSYLSSVERWDPQNRQWSFVASMATPRSSGGVAVLNKKLYVVGGRDRYSYLKSVECFDPHTNRWNQCAPMAEHRFGLGVATWNGFLYAIGGQDASGLHLESMERYDPQTDMWTPMAPMSIGRNAVGVCLLGERLYAVGGNNGQAYLNTVEAYDPQTNEWTQVASLHLCQAGSGVVVVKL; from the exons ATGGATATCATCATTATTGAGATAGTGTATGATTTACATAGacagaaaaacaatacaattgaGGCAAACGTTTGCGGCTTGTGTGCATTAGATCCTTCGGCACCATCGTATAGCGTtgagacacacatacacacgcaaacacactcacacacttttTCTAGCTCTCTGCTGGTCCCGGTGCTCCTCAGTCCAGGAGGATTCATCTTGGAAAGAGCAAAGGCACCGCGGCAGGCGCGCCCACCGCCAccgttgccgccgccgccgcctcctccgccgTCTCCGCCGCCTCGCACCCGGGCTGCCATGTCGAGTGGCAGCTCCAACCCTTCCTCGATCTTCGATGTCAAGCAGATCCTTCGGACCAAACTGAGGTGGTTCGGCCACACCGCGGACCCTCCGCCTCGCTCCCCGTCACTGAAAGACCATTTACCCGGGAGCGCAATGGGCGGCCActccttctcctcttcctcccccgaGGATGAGCGACCTTCTTCGGTCAACGGGAACCGCTCGACTCCCGCCGGCATCGCCGATAGCCACGGCAGGCTAGTGACGAGCGGCAGCGCCGGCTCGGACCTTTGTCATGGAAGAAAGTTTGGAGAATCGCCGAGGAGTCGGAGCGGCTCGGGTGGAGCTGAAGCGACGGGGAACTCCTGCTCCTGCCAGCCGGAGTGCGCTAGCTCCCCCGCGGCGTGGGCTTCTCCGCCGCCACGGTCTTGCCTGGTCTCGAACACGGAGCCTTCTGGCGTGGCGAGCATCGGGGATCCTGACATCAGCACCTGCAA CCTGGACATGCTGTCCTCAGATGTGTCGCTGGAGCCGTGTCCAGAGGAGGGCATGTTCATGGCACCGTCCCATGCTGAAGTCACTTTCCGTAAGATGGAGGGCTTCTGGAATAGTCGGCGGCTGTGTGACGTTACGCTGGTGGCTGGAGTCAGACAGATTCCTGCGCACAG GCTGGTTCTGTCATCTGCGTCTGACTACTTTGCGGCCATGTTCAACAGTGACATGCAGGAGGCCAAGCAGGACGAGGTCAAGTTAGATGGCGTTGACCCAAATGCATTGTGGGCACTGGTGCAATATGCATACACAG GCCGCCTGGAGTTACAAGAGGACACCATCGAGTCCCTGCTGTCAGCTTCCTGTCTACTCCAGTTTTCTTCTGTGATCCAGGCTTGTTCTTCTTTCCTCATGAAGCAACTCCATTCTTCCAATTGCCTCGGCATCAGCTCGTACGCCAACGCTCACAGCTTCCACGACCTTCAGAGGGCCGCTCACATCTACGCCCTG GAACATTTCAAGGATGTGGTCAAGAGCCAAGAGTTCCTACTTCTGCCAGTGGAGGAGATGGAGCAGCTGCTCATGTCTGATGATATCAACGTTGCGGATGAAGAGACGGTAGCAACCTCTCTGCTCTCGTGGGTGCATCACGACGTCGCCGCTCGACAACGTCACCTGCCACAGCTTCTTGCTCACGTCAGACTACCTTTGCTACAGCCGCAG TTCTTGGCAGACTTGGAGGGGTACCCCCTCCTCCAAGACAACATGGTCTGCCAGGCGCTGTTGATGGAAGCGATGAAGTACCACCTCTTGCCTCTGCGGCGGTCCCTGCTTCAGAGTCGGCGTACAAGGCCTCGCAAGGCCACCGTTGGGGCCATGTTTGCAGTTGGTGCAAGGAAGGGTGTTAATG aaGCCTCTACTATTGAACAGTACTGCCTACGGCGAGACGCGTGGGAGCAGGTGGCCACCATGAGCGGTCGAAGGGTTCAGTTTGGGGTGGCTGTCATGGAGGGCTGCCTTTATGTGGTTGGAG GTGTCGCCGTGCTTGAAGGACCAATGTATGCTGTAGGAGGACACAACGGTTTGAGCTACCTCAGTTCAGTGGAAAG GTGGGATCCTCAAAATCGCCAATGGAGCTTTGTTGCCAGTATGGCTACGCCTAGAAGCTCAGGGGGAGTGGCAGTACTCAATAAGAA ATTATATGTAGTCGGAGGTCGTGATCGTTATTCCTACCTTAAGTCAGTGGAGTGTTTTGACCCTCACACCAACAG GTGGAATCAATGCGCTCCCATGGCGGAACACCGGTTCGGCCTGGGGGTGGCAACGTGGAACGGCTTCCTGTACGCAATCGGTGGGCAAGATGCTTCCGGCTTACACCTAGAGAGTATGGAGAG ATATGACCCCCAGACTGACATGTGGACACCAATGGCCCCGATGAGCATCGGCAGGAACGCAGTGGGCGTCTGCCTCCTTGGAGAACGTCTGTACGCTGTCGGTGGCAACAACGGCCAAGCCTATCTCAATACAGTGGAAGCTTATGACCCTCAGACCAACGAGTGGACTCAG GTGGCATCACTGCATCTTTGCCAAGCTGGTTCAGGTGTGGTGGTGGTTAAGCTGTGA